TAGCCCTGGACATCATGAAAACATAAAAATCGAGATAAAGGAACCTGTACAATCTGTTGGCGTAATCAAGCACGTCTATTATCTCAATATCGACGTCATCTGTTTTTTTCCTGAAAGCGTCGTATAAGGCGATGGCCGCTTTCTTATGTCCCATGCCGGCGGTGGAGTACAGTATTGTTATCTTTTTCTTATCGGGCATCTTGTTCTTCCCTGTCCTTTCTGATGATATACCTGGCCGCTTCAAGAAGATCCCGGCAAATATGGTCCGGTTCATATTCCCATCTCTCCGCATCCCGGCGCGAAGACTTACCCGAAAGGACCAGTATACGGCCTAGCCCGGCTCTTCTGGCGGCCTGCATATCTCTCTGGGAATCACCTATAAAGAACCTGCCCTCAAAAGAGCTTATTCCCAATTCTTCTTTCGCTTTTTTGAAAAGTCCCGCCTTGGGCTTCCTGCAGTCACAGTCATCCTCATCAAGATGCGGGCAATAATATACCCTGCGGATGCGCCCTCCTGCTTCCAGCACCGCCTCCAGCATCTTGCCGGTAAGCGCTTCCAGCCCGTCGGAAGAAAGAAGTCCCCTGCCGACGCATTTCTGGTTCGATATGACCACGTTCTCGTAACCGGCTTCGGTAAGCTCTCTCAAAGCATCAAGTACGCCGGGCAGGAACTCGAAATCTTCCCATTCGGTTATATATCCGTGCTCAGTACGGCCTTCTCCGTCCCGGTTAATGACACCGTCCCTGTCTATGAAAACGTACTTCTCACCCATCATCCAGACCGCCAGTAAAACCCACTTCTTTAATATCTTTATAGGCAAGGTCCGCCATTATAAAAAGACCTATACCCGAAAAATGTATCATGAAACGCGATATGGTGGTATTCACGTAAAAATAAAGGTTCTC
The nucleotide sequence above comes from Candidatus Omnitrophota bacterium. Encoded proteins:
- a CDS encoding HAD-IIIA family hydrolase — translated: MMGEKYVFIDRDGVINRDGEGRTEHGYITEWEDFEFLPGVLDALRELTEAGYENVVISNQKCVGRGLLSSDGLEALTGKMLEAVLEAGGRIRRVYYCPHLDEDDCDCRKPKAGLFKKAKEELGISSFEGRFFIGDSQRDMQAARRAGLGRILVLSGKSSRRDAERWEYEPDHICRDLLEAARYIIRKDREEQDAR